The Miscanthus floridulus cultivar M001 chromosome 6, ASM1932011v1, whole genome shotgun sequence genomic interval tcaaaacgttcgtctcgtaatttccaaccaaactgtgcaattagttttttttcgtctacatttaatgctctatacacgtattgcaagattcgatgtgacgggtactgtagcactttttgggatttgGGTAGTAACTGAACACGGGCTTACTTACACGGCTAGTATACTGTGTGTACTAGTGGAAGCAACAAAACAAATGTACTACAGTTGTCATGCATGACAAATCAAAATTAACAACTTCTTTGTCTGTTTCCTTGGAAAAAAAAACCTTCATCTGTCCTGAATAATAAGACGTTTTGGCATGTTTACATTCATAACTTTCACTATGTATCTAGACGCAACATTTATCTGGAAGCGTAATAAaagttatgaatctagaaaagtcaaaccgtcttataatttagaatagagggagtactCGTTTGTTATATACTTTCTCATATGTCAATAAAAAATTAACTTTAAAGTTGTTCTAAATTAAACTTTCTTATTGACTAATTTTATACAATTGCACTACTAgaagcaacaaaacaaaataacaacTTATCATTTGTTTCCCTCACAAAAAAAAGAACCACTCGTTTGTCAGTGTAGTTTGAGCTAGCTAGCTTTGTTTAGAACAGTAAACTCATGGTGAGACCTAAATATATATCATCCCCAGTTCCAAATTAGACATCTTTTtttacttttctagatacataactttgcTATGCACCTAATACATGATatgtgtctagatacataatgaaAGTTGTGTGTCAAAAAAAAACCAAAACGACTTATAAATGAAAATAATGGAGAGAGTATATATTATGTAATATAGTACAGGAAATGAGGTGCATATGCATGCGTACCTCTCCTTGCGCTTCTGGAAGAAGCGCTGCAAAGATCTCTTGCTTGCCATGGGCATCATCTCTGCGTGCgcaacagaacaagaaaggctattATTGCCTTGCCCTTTTCATTTCCCAAAGCATGCACATGTACTATATGACATAGTGACATGATATGCACTAGACTTTACATAAGTGCAAAAAGAAAAGTAGTAATCGTGGAATATATAATCCATGCATCTTCACTAAATAAAATACAGGCTGCCTAAAAATCTGACCGCAGGTTTATTATTTGGAGGCTACAAAGAAATATTTGGAGGCTACAAAGAAAATTGTAGATAGCTAGCTAGAGTTGATTAATAATAATCGTCTACTACTATTACCTTGTCTCAACTTGGCGAGCAACTCCTCGCCGTGGTTTGGCCGCCGGTGGCGGCGGCCGTCGTCTCcgccgtcctcatcacccgccgccaTCTTCATGAGAGCCTCCGCCTGTCGCCATTGCCGGATGCATGCACACGCCAAGGCATGAGAGAAAGCGAGGCAAGACTGGTCGACCGTACACACAGAACGAAAGCCATCGGGATGCATGGACCTTATCTTGCGGGAGATGGAACACGGCGACGCCGCCGTTGTAGAACATGGTCAGAGgcttcgtcgtcgtcgccgtggcGCCGGCGGCGCTGTGTACCATATGGACGTAATAACAAACAGCGGCGTTCAGTCGGTCAGTCAGGCAGCAGGCCGGCCTACCGCCTACGGCGGCTAATAAGATCGGAATCGGATTTGAGTTTTATTATTTACCTGGTGAAGTCGCCGGAGGAGCTGGCCATCTTCGTCGTCAGCAGCAGGGCGAGGATCCTATGCACGCCGACTAGCCGCCGGCCGGTCGTAGGCCAAGCGGTATATATGCTTTGAGAGCCCGACCGACGTGATCACACAGAAGGACAAATCCGCAGCAACTATATAGGACTACTAGGAGCCGGCCGGCCACACGGTGTACTATATAGCAACTATATACGGTATCAGATAATAGCTAGGGGATGTGATATGCATGCCTGTGTTCACACGGTGTACTGTTGCCTGGAGCTGGAGGTGAGGACGATGAGGATAAAAGCACGAGTTGGGGTTGCGAATCAGCTGATGGGTGCCCCTGCAGCCCTGCTCGATCGGACATATCGACGACATCAGCCGCGTGGGTGCTGCCCGTTGAAGAGCAGGCACAACGACGTAGAGAGGAGAACGACACTACGACAGAGACAAGCAAAATAGTTTCAGCATTTCTAGCTCCTAAGTCCTAATATATTTATtgtaaaaatacatttcataataaTACTCATTATATATTAAAAGTATAGTATATCTATATGAAAATTAAATTAAAAATAAATTGTCAAAAAAacgatatatgtatatatgtatacttGTTTTTTGGAACCGTGTGAGTACTCTAGTCTAGATAACCAGATAGATAAACAGACAGAGATAGAAAAATTGTTTTCAACCAGAGGTGCTGGCACGCTGTGTACGTCCAGGAGAGAAATTCATCCCACTCTACAGTACATTATCTGGAAGAAATTTATTTCAATGTCAATGAGCACGTGTAATATATGGTAGTGGGCTACTAGTGGCCATGTACACGGAGCAGGATTATTGGTGGTGACCAGATCGAGGAGACAACAAAACTGTGTCCATATCGGCCTTTATCTGCCAACGAAACTTACAGGCTTACGGCTATGCTCGAAAGCTACAGTACCACGAATACCCGAGTCCGGCGATCGCCGGCTCGGAATGACCGTGTGCCTCACCGGCCTGCTgtaccagacgctggtctcggtttcTTTCTTGAGGCCGGGAAAATCAGACTGAGAATTCTTGCTTCACAGTTTGCGATGAAATTAGTAGGGGGAAAGAAAAACAGAGCCATGGTTGTTGAGCCGTATATGTGTGCCATGTTCAGTCCTCAGTTTTGTAATAGGAAATTTCCTGTACCATTTGTTTGCTGAATTACCTGTACAGATTAATGGAGGACAGAAATAACTTTAGTACCCATGTTTCGTTATAGGAAGAGGGATGCCACGGTTAAGTTTTCCAATTAAAATACGTTGCATGGAGACACACAGAGACAGTGCATGTCCAATACCAGAACATCAAGTTTtctaggatttttttttaatcacACAACATACTCAAGAGATTGGTTTGCTAGAGTTCAATTTGATTATTGTCAAGTTGCTAAAGTTCCTAATATGCACTTGGCTCTGCTCAATACCGGTAAAACGCCTCATTTTGATACGGTACACTATACTGATTGGGCATATCAAATGAAGATGCATCTTATCTTACTTCATCCTAGGCTTTGGAAGATTGTTTATATAGGTGTTGTAACATTCCGGGTTTTTGTGCAACAAAAAATAAGAACCTTTAAAAAAATTCTGCAATGTGTGGATCATGTAGTCGCTAGATCGAACCTAAGTCCAACCCGCTAACAAAACGTTGCATCCATATAGAATTGATTGTAGGAGAGTGCCCGTGCTCTTGAGTCGGTTTTGTGTTTGAGTTTGTTCGGAATTTGGAGTGCACAAATCCATAGCAATTCCCCTCGGATCCTTTTTGGGATTCCTCCCAACTCCCCTATTGAATCCATATCAAATCCTTTTTAATCTTTCTCAATCCCTTTTGAATTCCCTCTCATCATCTTATCAGAAATGGGAAACCCCCCTACCTACGAGTGCACAACTCGTAGGTCAACTCAAACGTGCTTGTTCTTTCAATGGCCTACGAGGATGAACTGAAAGGATCTCCCACAGTTTGTTCTTTCATTGGCTCACGAGTCACGGGACGTCGATGGAATCAACAAGGTTGGGCTGTCATGTTGCAGTCAGCTCCGGTGCGCGAAAACCAATTGCATGGTCAACTCAAACGTTGTTCTAAATTAAACTTTCTTATTGACTAATTTTATACAATTGCACTACTAgaagcaacaaaacaaaataacaacTTATCATGATGAGACCTAAATATATATCATCCCCAGTTCCAAATTATACATtttttttgacttttctagatacataactttacTATACACCTAATACACGATATGTGTCTAGATTAATAATGAAAGTTGTGTGTCCAAAAAAAACCAAAACGACTTATAAATGAAAATAATGGAGAGAGTATCACATAATATAGTGCAGGAAATGAGGTGCATATGCATGCGTACCTCTCCTTGCGCTTCTGGAAGAAGCGCTGCAAAGATCTCTTGCTTGCCATGGGCATCATCTCTGCGTGCacaacagaacaagaaaggctattATTCCCTTGCCCTTTTCATTTCCAAAAGCATGCACATGTaccataggccccgttcgcttcgctgaaaaaacaagccgaaacactgttccgactgatttgttgtgagagaaaaacaatgttccaactaaaaaaacaaagctacaaaagacggattataagataaacgaTCAGGGCCAGACATAGTGACATGCACTAGACTTTACATAAGTGCAAAAAGAAAAGTAGTAACCGTGGAATATATAATCCATGCATCTTCACTAAATAAAATACAGGCTGGCTAAAAATCTGACCGCAGGTTCATTATTTGGAGGCTACAAACAAAATTGTAGATAGTTGTATGTAAACAGCTAGCTAGAGTTGATTAATAATAATCGTCTACTACTATTACCTTGTCTCAACTTGGCGAGCAACTCCTCACCGTGGTTTGGCCGCCGGTGGCGGCGGCCGTCGTCTCCGCCAtcctcatcacccgccgccaTCTTCATGAGAGCCTCCGCCTGTCGCCATTGCCGGATGCATGCACACGCCAAGGCATGAGAGAAAGTGAGGCAAGACTGGTTGACCGTACACACAGAACGAAAGTCATCGGGATGCATGGACCttacactactggattcaggttctttgccgattgcctgaggcactcggcaaaggccaaattgcactcggcaaagcctttgccgagtgcggcactcgataaagaacacacggcaaaaaattgatcggcaaagccctctttgccgagtgtcttttatcgggcactcggcaaaggctttgccgagagccccgggggcactcggcaaagaaaagcgaccgtcacggcgccggccccattgacggtcgctttgccgagtgccaaccctgcaggcactcggcaaagattttttattttttttaaaaaaaattatttgccgagtgccctctatccggccaCATAtaacacatatatatctcatccatcacatatatatctcatccatcacatatatatctcatccatcacatataacacatatatatctcatccatcacatatatatctcattcatcacatatatatctcatccatccacacatccatccgcacatatcacatccatcacaatatatatcacatatataataataagtgctcaagtccatccaaataaatccacaagtccatcacaagtccatcaaagtccacaagtgcatcacaagtatatcacaagtccatcatcaagtgaacaacaaatgaaaaaaatacaacgtgcactcatctcggccactgcgactgtggtgaaggcccagctccatcattcggaggtgcatgaggtggattatttaaaccaccgtcagatgaagactacacaaaggagaaaagattacatgtgagacaagattatttggatagctaatctaggaaggtagaggccatacaagcaaagcacaagcgaaagtaaaaaactttcatactcacaggagtagcgaCAGCTGCATgacgtggaggcggaggtggaaccaacagcccagctggcagagagaagcccacatgttgcccaagcccttgtaggaactctgtaatgtccgtcagcctctgcgcctgagCCTGCCACTCGGCCCGCTcagcctccagctgggccgccatcctctgttgctcggcctccagctcctgacgttgcctcatttcttgttccagccgggcctgcaatattttactccaatgtttcagtaatgcaaagctaattaaggtgtgtaaagatcaatgtatgatgagtaaaacaggaataacctcgagtgcgtcgacccggtgctgtgcagcggtcggccatgtgcgaatggccgggctctcgctcgtgctccgtgctcggatctgggagagagagggagtagaggccgtgtcgatgacgccgtcgccaagccagaaccgcccatgcttcttgccttgccctgccctcatgacggcctctccatcgaagtcctgggtgcttggATCATGGTCTGGCCCatagagcgacctcgccacctcagtgtactcactgatgcgggagtagacgctcgggttcgtgtatgcctcgggtgggtcctccaggttgaaggagacgtcggacatcgccttgcccttgtgggccatacaccatgcctggaagtccgagcaagcctagcCACTATGTGATGCCGACTGTGAGAAAGACAGCAtaatgattagaaatcaggcagaactaagcatcacaatagataaatgaattcacgtacccatgcttgtttgtatccggtgaggctgcggctgccttgatggtgtgctggaccttgcatctgca includes:
- the LOC136459866 gene encoding protein TIFY 9-like; this encodes MASSSGDFTSAAGATATTTKPLTMFYNGGVAVFHLPQDKAEALMKMAAGDEDGGDDGRRHRRPNHGEELLAKLRQEMMPMASKRSLQRFFQKRKERLYGP